One Glycine soja cultivar W05 chromosome 7, ASM419377v2, whole genome shotgun sequence genomic window, tgttgttgtgtttcctaagtgcatcaccttattagtCTAGGcggaaacaaatttttccttgtgtggcattatccatgtttccttgacatagtcaacaaacattggccaaggtgCGCAAGCCATTTTGAACTTCTTCAGGCATTCATTAAACTACTGTTCTGAAGGACAATCAGCCAGACATCCCCAGCAatccatgacataatcccaagcatttttttgggcaattagtgatttacatttggccttcacattcttgtttatgtgaaagctgcacaacaaatttCTACATTCATGGAATACATCCTTCACTACATTCATCAATGTTTGGTCTCTATCAGTGACAATAACTCCAGGGAGGGCATGACGCTTTAAAAAAAGGCCTCGGAAGAGTTGTAAAGCCCATACCAAATTATTAACGCGTTCACCCTCCACATATGCAAAACtggcagagaatgtcatcccagtcggtgtcaccccaacaaaatcgagcagtgggagtctgtaccggTTTGTTTTGTAAGTGCTGTCTatcaaaaataccaaattacatGCGCTGACTAACTTCACTAcatcagggtgacaccaaaagatatcacgaaccacgtcttcatcctttattctgtgccaatgaatatactgatcacgttcaagaagtttcatcagatgttgcatttcaagatcgcttcctcttatggaagaacgaaatgcacttcttgcattgtatatttgtttaatGGTCTTACAGCTActggcattgtgttccttcagagttagcagaatgtttcttggcttcaccatggacttcgtcatatcagcaataagtgtttttttagcTTTAGTCAATCGCCCCACATAtgaatgtccaactaatgacttggcctattcatgattatgcactccataaatcaacttcaccatccagctTTCTCCTCCAACCACTGGCTTGCAAtgaagcttgaagggacacccacatttcttAGTCTCAGTGTCTCTtctgataaattcttttttcctacaCCTATACTCGCCACTCCTTTCACAGTCAATTAACATAAACGTagtccttcctctactacctGTGTTGGTGTCCGACCTTAAAATCACCTCCACAAATCCGTTTTCATGAGCAACGAATCGAGCCCACcacaaaacatcatctcggcACTCAAACACCTACAAAGAAATCCACATAAGTTAAGTTTTCTAccagtattcattttattaaatctgtgacaaacattaacattataacctgagaagtattgaacgcatcgaaacaatcaacatgtggttcattcgcaCCACatgcttcttcattttcataatccatatcCGCTTGTTCAGACATTATTTCATACATCCACTCATCTTCGTCCATCTAACCAACTCAAACAAAAAATGGTCatacaaacaaattaataagttttaaaaaatggaaaCTGAATTCAAAAAAcatcacattttaaaaatagttactcttcttacggatcaagttgatcagtaagtcacttacggatcaagttgatccgtaagtctcttacagatcaacttgattcgtaagTAATCTGTACGCCCACGACACAGCCACCACCTTTTGTGTATCTCATTTGTCGTCGCCGACCACCGCAACGCACCTTCACCTTCACCGCACCTAATCGTTCACAACAAACCAACGAACCCGAGACAATGCCGCACGAAAACcacaaaaatagagaaaagCAACGAAAAAAAATGGTAGATGTGTGAAGcgtaggaaaaaaaaagcttttataaggaaaaaaaaccaAGGGCATTTTTTgccatttataatttttgttgggtgcaccagcaaaaaTGCTGGTGCACCTAGTAGCACTCTAATGGAATGCAcacattaataatatatgatGATCTTAGTAAACAAGTTGTGGCATATCAACAAATGTCATTATTGTTACCCAACCACCAGGCGATATTTTCTATTTACATTCCCGTCTCTCAGAAAGAGCCACAAAATGATAGGACTAGACGGGTGCAGGTAGCTTGACCGCCTTGTCAGTCATATGCACACaattaagcaacataaacaacTTAAAATTGTCACCTCATCAAGGGAGACTCTTATCaaaaccaaaatattaaacataataaaatcttAAGTCAAAACAACTTATTCATCTTGTCTAGCTCTTCATAAGCAAgtcaaaggaaaaatataaggCAATAAAATTTAGGTAACTATAGTACAAGCCATATGAAGAATGTACACCAAAGAGTAAGAGACACTGCAGCACAAGAATAAGTTGCCAGCATAATAATTGAGCATTCACCCCTTCCGTTTCCAAACAATTGAGTAGATGTGCCTGACACAACCATATATCATTCcagttaaataaattatacaatacaagtggttcaaaatttatttgtaaGACAGTGaactgaaatttgaatattaagtGGACCATAATTATCATAATGCAAAAAGGTTCAATTGAGATCATGGTTGACATTGTATTTTAGGCCTCTCTTGATTAGGTTAATCATGATTTAAAGAGGttttgagaaataaaaagaaattccaCACaggaaaattaaaagtaaaaaaaaaatctgcaaAAGTTAATTAGAAGAATTTCTACTTTTAccaaaagataacaaaaaaaactgTCAAACACTATGtaagaataaattttattttgtatatgatTAATATTGTATGATAATGTCATCATTCATACAAAAATACATGTGTACTCATGAAATTTAAGTGCATGAATACTATTAATGGATGTGTGTGTGGACAAATACAGGTATATGTAGAAGGCATCATTCACGTAAAAAAACgtgtacactatttttttttctctcatgaaaTGTCAAATTAAGAAGTGTTAGTAATACACTTTATTATGGGCagcaaaaaaatttctaagtatttaatataattatatactcAAGACTCAAATTCAAACTATTAGTTAAACTGAAACAATCTTATATTAGTTGATCCATGTGTTTGGtaattcattaatatttatgaaaaactataaaatcacCAGGGAAgttcattaaataagaagtggaagttataaaattttatgattttttgaaaACCTTTTGTTATGCAAAACTTCTCTTTACgatttttaatttcatgaaaAGTAGATATACCTTAGGATGTCACCATCATCTAATATTCGTACATTTTCTTTCGTATTCATTTCAGGaggtaattatatatattatatatactttctccaaataatcaatttgatgaatgtattttttttcttggttagAAATCATGGGTATTTTTTAGTGTCATTGACCTAAGAAAATTTTTCGCATAATAGAAATCGAACACAAATTCTCCTGttaaatagattattttcaTACATTTAAACGCAATAGGAATCAATTTGATGTAGGCATGACAACGGGACAAGTTGGGGCCGGTTTTTACTTACCTTGCCCTCAACCTCGCCCCCAACTCTCCATTTTCACCCCGCCCCTGCTCCTGAAACCCGATGAGACTATAGATTTATCCTCATTCCCGCTCCCGATGGGGTCGAGTTTTTCCCGCCTCGTCTCCCACCCCTAACATGGTTATAAaatcttacaaaaaatataatttttcatagaatgaaaaatacaattttgaatAGCAACCGCAACATATTTGTAAATCATACATGACAACATAAAAGCTAATTCAATagtagaataaaattcaatcCAATAGTTTCAGATTTTAGTGTGATATATATGCaaggatatttttgtaaattaattattagtgggACGGGTATTAATAATCTTATCCCCGAACTCGACTTTGGCCGTCAGGAAAAATCCAACCCCAACCTTGACCTCcgtcaattcaaattttttctATCAAAATCGGGGTAGGCCCTGCAGATTCGGGTCACATTCTCATGCCTAATTTGATAAATATGACCAGAAATgataaatactaatttttaaatttaacaaacaaCTTACTTATAGCTACTGCAGGTGGAAGGGCGAATTGAAGGAGTAAAACAAACTCATATAATGGATCATGATGGATCAAGCCAAAATGGACAGCACCTTTAACAATGCCTACACCTATAGCCGGCAAGACAATATTTCTAACTATAATAATGCCTACAATAATTGGAAGTTGCGCTCCTTGCCCTTTTAAACCTGAGGAGCATCCAAATGACATCATTTTCAAATGAAACTAATAGATTATCTCATTGAAGAAATGAATTAGACAAATTTATGTTATTGATTACCTTCAAGAAGATTTGCCCCAACCAACATAGTCATTGCTGGAAGGCATGCATCCCtataaaggaaaataaagagaaagtaTAGTAAAATAAGGTATctagtttcatttttaactaaagtgaaattacaattttaatctCCAAAATTAGATGAATTCATTAATTTTGTTCCCtcgaaaatttaattaaaatatttaatttcctaattttaaaaattcataattttggttAGTTTGTCATATTGTATTTTCTTAGTACagttatgtttttattattaacgaataattttttcattagtaaagttattaattaaattctaaattaattaaaaattaataaatattaaaaatattgaaccTAGCTAACCAAACACATCAGAAAAATCCACTAAATGGTTCTTTGTCGGTGCTCGATGTTCTACAATTTGAGAACCAAACACAACACAAGGAGGAGAAGAGAGACCAAATCTCATCTCATCTCCATTTCTCCAACACAACTTTCTCTCATGTATTGCGTTAGATTGGGTGGAATATGGGCTGGGATTTTCATCGAACACTTAAGGATAGCTACTTCGGAAATCAGGTATGGTGTATGAGAAGTATTGTCTCTCATTACTGTCATAAACAACAGTAaacatacaattttttattctcaaatGTTATACGAGGTGGACATAAGAAGCTTATCTATGACACGCTTGGTAGAAGTCAGATTCGGATTCGGGTCTATAGTTAGGTTTTATTTGgtgtcattttcttttttgttagatAGTGTTgcttttgtgattttttatttgtagacaTTAATTAGCCCTCGCCAACCTCTTCTAAAACATCATATTCTTCCTCTTCAACAACCTCAGCCTCTCCGACTTCCTCAAATATGAGATCACCTGGTTGGACCCTCACCCCTCCGACGCGATGGAAAGGCTGCCCTCCGTGTCAGTGCTCCTGATCCGAGACCTCTTCCAGGTTTCCAAGTTCGAAGACTCCAATGTGACCAACAAAACAGGTGTGCTTATGCGGTGTGTCTTTTTGAATTCTCCGAGGAGGAAGAAACTTGGTACATGCACAACTGCAAGCACATTTTCTATTGCACCTGCGTCGATCGCTATCGATGACAACGAGGAGCTCGTCGAGGGATTTGAAGTTGCCTTCATTTGCTATCAagatttatgaattatgattggGTGAGGGGAATAGGGATCGGGGAAAAATAAACCTTAGTGTGTTAGGTTAGGGTCAGGTAAGTATAATCTGATGGATTAAcaaaaaatgagaatttttaGAACCAAGAAacaaatgtctcaattaaatCCAAGGGCCCAAAATTATGAATTCATGAAACCAGATATGCTCAAATAAGAGTGATAACTCACCCTATCATAATGAGAGAGTCTTGAATCACAAGAAGAGGAGCACTTTCACCAACTAACAATTTTCGAAATTGAGGGACTATACCGATTATCAAACCAACAATCTGTGTACAATATGAAAAAGATTAAGTAATATTTTGTGGGCAAGAagtataaagtaatttttatataaataaataaataaaatgtgtgCTAGTAATACTCTATGACACATTTCTTCTAACACATTTTCAaccattgtttaaaaaaaaatactaacaatacacttttttaacacactttttatggattttttttttaaaaatcccaAAATTTATAGATTTCACTTTTTGTTTAATGAGTCTCACgtgattatataatttttaataaaatttaattaataataaagagaaTGCTAGAAAGATGTGTTAGAAAGAGTGTTATTGGCACTTCTGGTACTTAAGATATTAACATTGAGCGTTGTAGTTTGAATTTGAGTCGCACTATAATGCTTGTTATAGTATTTCAAGTAAGAACTTACCACTAGGATGAAAGTTATAGGATTTTTGTTAAGGTTcaacttctttattttattccatTGGTAAGTGCAACAGTTCAATTTGAGACTAATTTTTTAGGCTTTTAAACATAAGATATTGCCCAAATAACCAAACTATGTTTTGTGATTTTCTTATATAGTATAACCGCATTCCCCCGCTTATGCTTAAATAATTGATGGACAATAATTTTACTCAGGAAAATAAGAGAATTATTGTCATACCGCTCCAATCAATGTAGGTGGAAATAATAGCTTCAAGTTGCTCCATATAGCTAATGTTTGTGGGCATTGCATTAACTTTTCCTTCTGTAAAACATTGAAACATAACCATTTGCAAATAAGCAGACACCAatcattattgatttttatttcattccactataaactatataaataatacatatttttaggcttaattatatttttaatccttttatatattaataattgaaatttgtatttggtccttctagttttttttcttctgaatttGATACcttatcatttaattaagtGTGCAATTTTGGCCTATTTATTAACTTGATGTTCAATGTTTAACACATAGACCGAAATTGCCAAATTAAAATAGTGGAAGAATCAatcttgcaaaaagaaaaagatgtgagatgaccaaattcaaattttgaggATAGAAGaccaaaaatagaaataagtAGCTCGTGTTGATGACATAAGAAAGTGATGGTAAAGACTTCTAAGGGACAAGAGTTTTGCAGCAAAGAATGTAAACTCACTAATTATATTAGAAACATAGATAAATGTTGGTGAGTAACCTAGCTTAAAGCTTTTTAAGTGTTCCACATATTAAATTCTGTAATTTTTCCAAATGTACCTTTAAAATCCGAATATAAATGCAACGTCATACCTTTTCTTGTCCATTTGGCAccacaatttcaatttcaagttgATTCACACAATTCTTAGTATGGTATCTATCTTCAGTTGTAACCAATGTTTGTGTGGAGCATTTTGAATGGTTTTCTGGATCAGTTTCTGTTGTAGATGTTGGATTTACAGTGAATTGATCAACTTCGACAACATTGGAAATCTCTTGAGTTGAATATATGCGCACAATGTTAAATGCATAAGACCACACTAAAATGGATGCTAGCTGAAAGACAGgaatatggtaaaaaaaattaaaaaaatcctaatgTTAATTACTATATGATTTGATGCTTTATGTCAAAAACACCTTCTTTTTTActacaatacaaaaaaaaaaaaaaaaaaaaaaaaaaaaaaaacacattctttCATGCAAGTCTCACAAAATAAGGTAACCATTTGTAATCAATCACTTCCTATTTAACAGGTCTCTCGTGTGAAGTtcacttaataataataattaatatactcAAGAAAAAAAGTGTTCATGTAATATTTTAGGAGACAAATTATTTGGCAGACAGCAGTCAATATATACATGTCCATCATCTCCCTACTACAAAAgtgatatttaataatatttttttatctaacacttaataaaaatattattaaaaacttttgatgacatttaaaaaattcacaaaattatgaataaatattactaatatatttttataatattttttaaatattgtgtAAAATTCATGTTGTTAAATcctttttgtgatatttttaaattttaataacataaattatatatataacatttgataaaatattacaaatatattagtaatatttattcataattttataataatcaaaagtttctaacaatatttttattaagcaTTAGACTGAGAAAATGTTACTAAAAATCATATATGTAGTAGTGTCTCAagtaatatttatataacatatttaaaCTTTATAGTTTacgaaaaataattaacaattgattaaatatcatataaagaTTAGTAAAGACCATTTCTCATTTCACAGACTTAATTTTCAAATCCTCTAAGTTAGTATCATACTGCCAATGACAGAGAAGTATATGCCAGTCCATTTTTGTAACAAATATCCACATCTCCAAATGGATTGCTTCTTTCCTTACAGATAGCTGGAACTATAATAAGAGGCAAATTTCCCAGATTTCCTGTAGACGTCAAACCCCAAAGACACGCACATTAAAGGATATGgaacaagaatttaaaaaaatataattaattttttaattttcatcaaaattgtaaattaatttcttgTAGCTTTCCTTATctctcatattaattaatttctttaaaatcacacattaattaatcattaaggatggaattgaaaaaaaaaatcattagaactggaaaacaaaaaataaaagattgttAAAATGTCAAAAAAAATGGAGGAAGTATATATGAAGTATGTTGGTTtacgttattttttattaaaaaataaaatcatctttattaataaaatcatatttttttaagtgtttgtctaaattattttgtttttttaaatgattttatgcttttttaaaaAGCATCTCCTATCCGCTTATTAAAAAATCActtattttagaattatttaaatttaaacaaattgacCGTTAAAATGATATACGACTATAATTCtgcaatagttttttttattcgtagTTACATCGTATTGCCTACAATGTCCTACAAttcatatcaaattttttaGATCTCTAGATATGGAATAATGATCacaagtacattttttttttgtatggaaTACATCACATATATTTTCCAAAACAATCATcctattcattttaaaaaaaaatctataagcTATATACGTACCTACAGCACAACACCCCAACACAAGACCTCGAAGATGACGAGGAACTCTAGCTATTTTAACAAGTAACCATCCTAGAGCTGTCCCAATAATAATTGTGAGAAGAATACTCAGTGGCATGAACCACCTACAGATAAGTCATCGAAGAATCTTTATTGAACCAACAAAAcggagaaattttaattttgaagacCAATGTGAAGACTTACAATGTAATCATACTCCTTAAAGTTATGGTTTTAGCCAGGCTGCTACAAGCAAGAGCAGGAGAAAAGACAAAATATACCATCTGTAAAGAAATTCAAGTATgagatatatataaaatttttcttttaccgAAGATTTATGTAAAAATTGTATTGCTATGCACATCACGTATTTTTTTCCCCTTCCGTTCTTAATACAATATTAGCACAAGCTTTTATGGATATAATGAATATCTTAATGTTGGCAGTATTTTCATTGTTGAATCTAATTCCTTGTTGGTGATTGATAATTGTAGAAAATACTTATGGAGATATGTAAATTTAggtaattatttcatttttttccttttatttaagACTTTGTTTGTACCTTTTTGGtgttaaatttatgaatttgtAACTTTCTCTTTAGTTTATCATTTTGATAGGTTGCATATGTTTATGGATGAATTATTTTGTAAGAATGAATATTGGTTTGGAAAGGAAACTTAGAACAAGAAATGAGAAAGTTTAAAgtcaaaaaaattaagttgctGAGCAAAAACCGCTTAAGCCTGAATTTTTTTGCCTCAAGCTAAAATCACACAGGTAAAGTTTTCAAATATGCTTAAGTCAAAATTTTTGGCTTAAGCACATTTTCATTAAAGTGTTGCTATTTTGGGGATTTAAAGGAACTAACTCACCATTTCCAAAAAGGGGGCTTCATTTGCACGACCCAAGCACTGGTTATTGAAGGAAAAGTTTCCTCATTTCTCCTTTTCTTCAATCTTCTTCCTCCATCATTGTATTTTGGTGCCACCCATGACAATGGGTAGCTAAATCTTTTTGTTGTTGGGCTTAGATTATAATTAAACCttattttcaagtattttttgaaatagttatagatatttttcttgttcttcAATATTAATGTTTTACTTTTACTCTTAATGTTTATTATGATTTGTTATTGAAAATACTTTTGTAACTTGATTTTAGGACGAGATTGTGATTGGAAAATGCTTTCATAGACTAATATTAACATTAAATCTCAAGTTGGGTgttgttctttattttaaaagagtTTGGTTCAGTGAGATCTAACTTGACAACCTTCATTATTTGATTTTCACATCGTTGTATcgtgtgtttttttattatctaaaaataaaaaaactttcaaGTTTATAGCTTTGATTTGTTTTATCCTTATTGTTGAATGCTAAGTTCATGTTCTTATTGTTTCATTTGTTAGTTTAAATGGtaaaaatttgtgaaatttgtCAAGTATTACTTGAGTCTATGAGGGAATGATACTCTTAATTATTTACCGAATACTACTTGACGACCTAGTACATCCGCTTGTCAATGAGTAAACAGTGATCAAATTTCTTATGGAAGGGTGCATGGGGTCTCACTCGTGTTATCCTTTGGTCCAAAGTATAGATAGTTTCAAGAGGTTAGGGGAAAGATTTGTGTGGAAGCATGTGCTTCGAGAAGGGAATCAAGTTGTAAATAATCTGGTCGCTACTCTCATTTTAAGATCTTTGAGCTTGTTTTATGTCATTTTTGTGGATGTAACCTTAACCATATTTCCTCgcgatttttagtttttgttttgggGTCTCCCATTACTTCacaaaaaagagagataaaaaacaagaaataatacaTGTGCCTTGATTGTCATCTTTCTTATAAAGAacttcttatttaatttcaaaaacgtGCTAGCAACAAGAAATAATACATGTGTCTTAATTTTAACTTCTTTTAAATAGTCAAATTTATCCCCGAAAGTGTGGTAGAGTGACAAATTGGtatctgaaagatgaaaaatataaatttagtctttgaatgtgtaaaaaatagGACAAATTAGTCATGCCTTTAAATTTGTGaaatcattttatcattaagctataatgtttaaaaatcaatttgacaataaattatatttttaaagaccAATTTGACATTAAGTTGTAATGTTTAGGGATCAATTTGTCATTAAAGTGTCTATAAGACTAATTTATTGCACATTTTAAATATTCagagattaaatttaaatttttcatctttcagaagggataaatttagttatttgtcttttttattatacACACTTGatcttctaatatattttttattattggctaaaaatttattaaaaactagatAATGTGAGTAAGACCTATTGAATAAGAAGTTAAAGTGCCAAAtccacaaaattttataatttttaataagacTTAAataaactcttttgtaaaaaaaaaattgtctctataaaatatagttattttttattttaatttagtcctaattttttttagttcatgtGTTCAAGTAATAACGTAAACTACTTAACTATTAACGTATCAATCATATTAGTAGTTCATTAATTTATCATGTCATCAAAAATattcacatgtaattttttttttataaattgtgtttttatatCTCGCATTAATTAATCTAGTGTCATAAACTATTAGAATAGATGaaagaatatttaaaagaatgtgTTGATAATATTTCTCATAATTTAATAAGATAagaattaaatacttttttattttaatatttataaggaACATTTACTCATTACCAAtggaatttgtaattttggaacattaatgtatattatatatttaggtTGAAAAAGAGGGTGCGTTGAAGGAGATGAAACTTACAGTATTCATGTTCTTCCTTGCTGTTTCAGTAAGTATGTCAAGGCGATTAATTGCAAGGAAGGTGCCAAGAACAGTAATCAACAATACTTTCAGATTTGGCATCAATGCAATGACAAAAAGCTTCCAGATGTCCATTTTGATTGtgtcttccttctttttctcttgtaTATAACTATAAATCAAGTCCTGATATGTGTAAccggtttaaaaaaattaaacattatttaattataatgctaacaatattattatatacttatagtatcaaacaaaaataactaaacaCAACGAATCAATCacaaattacatatataataaatttgttaattttatattaattgacagtggaaattttttttacttataatgCATGTATTATGAATCTCTTTAAAcgaaaaaaatgtatgaaaatTCTActtcataaacaaataaataaaacttactgagtaaaagttttggaaaataaactcatttttttcttatctgtGATCTCGAAAATCCGCCACAACCCACTAGTCTCTTCTCCTTTTTGCTTCGATTCACATGTGACGATGTGCTTTCTGTCTTTCTTTTGACTCGTGCATGTgccttgtatatatataatatatgcttCTTTGATTCCCTTATCTATGTATGATGTGTTTTCAATCTAATTCAATCCTGGCTTTCCCTTTTGTCACTGAAATACAAATTCAATTTTCCTCTCCGTGCATGCATGCATGCCACCACTATACTACCTTCAAGTGCCCAGGTGTCACGGATATACATTAGGTGTCTTAATCTCTAAGAACATTAAACTTCACACCATGGAGTGGTGTTACACATTCTCCTCCTCTCTAGACACTAATTATACCAAGGAGACTTGGGCCATTTGATTTAAAGAGTACACAGGGcgaaaaaatcttttataaaaattatttttaattatatattaaggataAGAAGATGCGtgtttaaattatactaaattgtggatttttttcttgcactgtgagttgtgaattatgatGAAAAAGAATTGGTTGTGTCATGTGTGTGTTGAAACTTTGTCTTATGGTAGCATCATGTAAAATCGATTTTGTAACATGAATGTCTAtagaagaaatataaaattaaatatggacAGATTAAACAACTTTTCAATGAAGCAAAAGGTTAACTTGAAGCTAGCTAGAATGCTCAAACGTGGACGCAATATACCTTGGGAAAAGAAGATAAGTTTTATAACGGGTGTGTACAgctgtaatatatatatatatatatatatatatatataatattaaagttaaaaaatacatCT contains:
- the LOC114417843 gene encoding uncharacterized protein LOC114417843 gives rise to the protein MDEDEWMYEIMSEQADMDYENEEACGANEPHVDCFDAFNTSQVFECRDDVLWWARFVAHENGFVEVILRSDTNTGSRGRTTFMLIDCERSGEYRCRKKEFIRRDTETKKCGCPFKLHCKPVVGGESWMVKLIYGVHNHE
- the LOC114418789 gene encoding protein PIN-LIKES 1-like isoform X4; this translates as MDIWKLFVIALMPNLKVLLITVLGTFLAINRLDILTETARKNMNTMVYFVFSPALACSSLAKTITLRSMITLWFMPLSILLTIIIGTALGWLLVKIARVPRHLRGLVLGCCAVGNLGNLPLIIVPAICKERSNPFGDVDICYKNGLAYTSLSLALASILVWSYAFNIVRIYSTQEISNVVEVDQFTVNPTSTTETDPENHSKCSTQTLVTTEDRYHTKNCVNQLEIEIVVPNGQEKKEKLMQCPQTLAIWSNLKLLFPPTLIGAIVGLIIGIVPQFRKLLVGESAPLLVIQDSLIMIGDACLPAMTMLVGANLLEGTSTQLFGNGRGECSIIMLATYSCAAVSLTLWCTFFIWLVL
- the LOC114418789 gene encoding protein PIN-LIKES 3-like isoform X1, with translation MDIWKLFVIALMPNLKVLLITVLGTFLAINRLDILTETARKNMNTMVYFVFSPALACSSLAKTITLRSMITLWFMPLSILLTIIIGTALGWLLVKIARVPRHLRGLVLGCCAVGNLGNLPLIIVPAICKERSNPFGDVDICYKNGLAYTSLSLALASILVWSYAFNIVRIYSTQEISNVVEVDQFTVNPTSTTETDPENHSKCSTQTLVTTEDRYHTKNCVNQLEIEIVVPNGQEKKEKLMQCPQTLAIWSNLKLLFPPTLIGAIVGLIIGIVPQFRKLLVGESAPLLVIQDSLIMIGDACLPAMTMLVGANLLEGLKGQGAQLPIIVGIIIVRNIVLPAIGVGIVKGAVHFGLIHHDPLYEFVLLLQFALPPAVAISTSTQLFGNGRGECSIIMLATYSCAAVSLTLWCTFFIWLVL
- the LOC114418789 gene encoding protein PIN-LIKES 1-like isoform X5, with product MDIWKLFVIALMPNLKVLLITVLGTFLAINRLDILTETARKNMNTMVYFVFSPALACSSLAKTITLRSMITLWFMPLSILLTIIIGTALGWLLVKIARVPRHLRGLVLGCCAVETDPENHSKCSTQTLVTTEDRYHTKNCVNQLEIEIVVPNGQEKKEKLMQCPQTLAIWSNLKLLFPPTLIGAIVGLIIGIVPQFRKLLVGESAPLLVIQDSLIMIGDACLPAMTMLVGANLLEGLKGQGAQLPIIVGIIIVRNIVLPAIGVGIVKGAVHFGLIHHDPLYEFVLLLQFALPPAVAISTSTQLFGNGRGECSIIMLATYSCAAVSLTLWCTFFIWLVL
- the LOC114418789 gene encoding protein PIN-LIKES 1-like isoform X2, with product MDIWKLFVIALMPNLKVLLITVLGTFLAINRLDILTETARKNMNTMVYFVFSPALACSSLAKTITLRSMITLWFMPLSILLTIIIGTALGWLLVKIARVPRHLRGLVLGCCAVGNLGNLPLIIVPAICKERSNPFGDVDICYKNGLAYTSLSLALASILVWSYAFNIVRIYSTQEISNVVEVDQFTVNPTSTTETDPENHSKCSTQTLVTTEDRYHTKNCVNQLEIEIVVPNGQEKKEKLMQCPQTLAIWSNLKLLFPPTLIGAIVGLIIGIVPQFRKLLVGESAPLLVIQDSLIMIGDACLPAMTMLVGANLLEGLKGQGAQLPIIVGIIIVRNIVLPAIGVGIVKGAVHFGLIHHDPLYEFVLLLQFALPPAVAIRVGDEAGKTRPHRERE
- the LOC114418789 gene encoding protein PIN-LIKES 1-like isoform X3; translated protein: MDIWKLFVIALMPNLKVLLITVLGTFLAINRLDILTETARKNMNTMVYFVFSPALACSSLAKTITLRSMITLWFMPLSILLTIIIGTALGWLLVKIARVPRHLRGLVLGCCAVGNLGNLPLIIVPAICKERSNPFGDVDICYKNGLAYTSLSLALASILVWSYAFNIVRIYSTQEISNVVEVDQFTVNPTSTTETDPENHSKCSTQTLVTTEDRYHTKNCVNQLEIEIVVPNGQEKKEKLMQCPQTLAIWSNLKLLFPPTLIGAIVGLIIGIVPQFRKLLVGESAPLLVIQDSLIMIGDACLPAMTMLVGANLLEGLKGQGAQLPIIVGIIIVRNIVLPAIGVGIVKGAVHFGLIHHDPLYEFVLLLQFALPPAVAISKLFVKFKN